A genomic region of Caenorhabditis elegans chromosome V contains the following coding sequences:
- the F15H10.7 gene encoding DUF229 domain-containing protein (Confirmed by transcript evidence) — protein MLFPRIFYNYSHYITYYSKVALIFVICFGVYYGLFRTETDFSTHPHFLYLQKLRDSQSKSECVIPDADPWDPSILSYYSKPSPLVCSTMQVQAVKSFNNGILTFEPQVIKNARCYKTGIRHDENVTDLDVIYEKPVPLNLTHTSSIKISDEVFQITCESDNLLKSEIFKYHYTQIVPKSSNIKNKVIEQSTSDFPSVIMIGLDSMSRGNFVRQMQKTYKYMKEAGFIDMEGHMKIHDNTYGNLLAILTGKRGVGVKEFSTEINESWHIAFDEFDFIWKTFSDNGYATLFAEDRPDIGTFTYKNMLEGFLKQPTDHYIRPFWISAFWSLISRRSVASCYDSTPQHKIQLKYLEEFLEKYDKKRKFAFWWSQDMSHGFLNLIGKVDDDFEKFFKNNEKRMEDSIIIVFSDHGHRYDKIRETVIGRIESRMPFHSIRIPDGIKKKYPQIVENLMVNSKLMTTQFDVNDSLRKIATGKVGEKWTQTDRKRSYSYFDPFPKRIGCYEAGIPSDFCPCFSEIEIPKSEAKEAAVELMRIVNDLLENTEKTEEYEPDSKELTEYMCTPMEIQNVEFSSVRLPMLSVLKDVKSEDTPLQSFSLQYHVVVRAKAPSNALLESTLEHNLKTNTWSSLGEVERNNKYGNTSFCVNDRILKKICHCISRKTDPVTAIL, from the exons atgttaTTTCCGAGAATCTTCTACAATTATTCTCACTATATCACGTACTATTCAAAAGTTGCACTTATCTTCGTCATTTGCTTTGGAGTTTACTACGGGCTTTTTCGAACAGAAACTGATTTCTCAACTCATCCACATTTTTTATATCTCCAG aaacTTCGAGATTCTCAATCAAAATCTGAATGCGTGATTCCTGATGCTGATCCATGGGATCCATCAATTCTGTCATATTATTCAAAACCTTCTCCTCTTGTTTGCTCTACCATGCAAGTACAAGCTgtgaaaagtttcaataatGGAATTCTTACG tttgaacCTCAAGTCATAAAAAACGCAAGGTGCTATAAAACCGGTATAAGACATGACGAAAATGTGACAGATTTGGATGTGATTTATGAGAAACCAGTTCCTCTAAACTTAACTCATACTTCATCAATTAAAATCTCTGATGAAGTATTCCAAATCACTTGTGAATCAGATaatcttttgaaaagtgaGATATTCAAATATCATTATACACAAATTGTCCCAAAATCATCGAATATCAAAAACAA AGTGATTGAACAATCGACGTCAGATTTTCCATCTGTCATAATGATAGGGTTGGATTCAATGTCCCGTGGAAACTTCGTTCGTCAAATGCAAAAAACCTATAAATATATGAAAGAAGCAGGATTTATCGACATGGAAGGTCATATGAAAATTCATGATAATACATATGGAAACCTTTTGGCTATTTTGACAGGAAAGAGAGGTGTCGGTGTGAAG GAGTTCTCGACTGAAATAAACGAGAGTTGGCATATCGCTTTTGACGAATTCGATTTCATTTGGAAAACGTTCTCAGATAATGGTTATGCAACATTATTTGCTGAAGATCGTCCTGATATTGGAACATTCACCTATAAAAATATGCTAGAAGGGTTCTTAAAACAACCAACTGACCACTACATTCGCCCATTCTGGATCTCTGCATTTTGGTCACTTATATCACGACGATCAGTTGCTTCATGTTATGATAGCACACCACAgcacaaaattcaattgaaatatttagaaGA ATTCTTGGAGAAATACGACAAAAAGAGGAAGTTCGCATTTTGGTGGTCACAAGATATGAGCCATggatttctgaatttaattggaaaagttgacgatgattttgaaaagtttttcaaaaacaatgaaaagcGAATGGAGGATTCGATTATTATTGTATTTTCGGATCATGGACATAGATATGATAAAATCAGAGAAACTGTAATTGGAAGAATTGAATCGAGAATGCCGTTTCATTCAATTAGAATACCTGATggaatcaagaaaaaataccCACAG attgtggaaaatttgatggtCAACTCAAAACTGATGACAACTCAGTTCGATGTAAATGACTCCCTCCGAAAAATTGCTACTGGAAAAGTCGGTGAAAAATGGACTCAAACTGATCGGAAACGCAGTTATTCCTATTTTGATCCCTTCCCAAAACGAATAGGATGTTATGAAGCAGGC attccatCAGACTTTTGTCCGTGTTTCTCAGAGATAGAGATCCCGAAAAGTGAAGCAAAAGAAGCGGCTGTAGAGCTAATGCGCATCGTGAATGACTTGCTggaaaataccgaaaaaactgaagaataTGAACCTGATTCAAAAGAATTGACAGAGTATATGTGTACTCCAATGGAAATTCAGAATGTCGAGTTTTCATCAGTCCGTTTGCCTATGTTGAGTGTTCTTAAAGACGTAAAATCTGAAGACACGCCTTTGCAGTCATTTTCATTGCa atatcacGTGGTGGTTCGTGCCAAAGCACCAAGTAATGCTCTTCTCGAGTCAACATTGGAACACAATCTAAAAACAAATACATGGTCATCATTAGGGGAAGTTGAACGGAATAACAA ATACGGTAATACCTCTTTTTGTGTGAATGATCGAATTCTCAAGAAGATATGTCATTGCATTTCTCGAAAAACGGATCCAGTAACTGCCATTCTATGA
- the F15H10.9 gene encoding SUN domain-containing protein (Confirmed by transcript evidence): protein MHQNFFILLPFCIFCISAQRLALERRACITEQILFIPDETDYYEEEVELSLSSGTSMNPDSVTRILQEQCEFEEGFSWVRRRKRLSIVKRAHDLYKKLKKLYKIIEKIEKIDEIVEFIKSLWNRADQVIDYFKSEKMEWLIDETFRTSIQLLMSGEKIPEMILNHPKVLFTLKQRFPFENQELFSIISATDVMCYQREQRSHVIMFVKLRIPKVKKLIVEKCDDIGIMVGNSYQYYNLPDATFKKNGYVYQILLNECFFESINFCKFVTTRRTNCSKENVKQCQLIKNDQQRNFSRELKNGFAVYGAFTQIIARINDLESSWNTSAHVLYHIIPRSGEIFSFGNLELSQETGSKETIIRDCSP, encoded by the exons ATGCATCAAAACTTCTTCATATTACTAcctttttgtatattttgcaTAAGCGCTCAACGTCTTGCACTTGAGAGAAGAGCATGTATTACAGAACAGATATT ATTTATTCCTGACGAAACTGATTATTATGAAGAGGAAGTTGAACTATCGCTTTCTTCTGGAACTAGTATGAATCCGGATTCCGTGACACGAATTCTGCAAGAACAGTGCGAGTTTGAAGAAGGAT TTTCCTGGGTCAGAAGAAGGAAGCGACTATCGATTGTGAAGCGAGCACACGATCTATACAAgaagcttaaaaaattatataaaattatcgaaaaaattgagaaaattgatgaaattgtaGAGTTTATTAAATCCCTGTGGAATAGGGCTGATCAAGTCATAGATTatttcaaatctgaaaaaatggagTGGTTGATAGATGAAACTTTCCGAACAAGCATCCAACTACTGATGTCCGgcgaaaaaattcccgaaatgATTCTGAATCATccaaaagttttattt ACATTAAAACAAAGATTTCcgtttgaaaatcaagaacttttttcaattatctcTGCAACAGATGTTATGTGTTATCAACGTGAACAACGATCACATGTAATTATGTTCGTCAAGCTTAGAATTCCTAAAGTTAAGAAGTTGATTGTGGAAAAA TGTGATGATATTGGAATCATGGTCGGAAATAGTTATCAGTACTACAACTTACCAGACGCaacattcaagaaaaatggttATGTTTATcaaatattattaaatgaatGTTTTTTCGAG AGCATCAACTTTTGTAAATTTGTAACCACTAGAAGAACAAATTGCTCGAAGGAAAATGTAAAGCAGTGCCAATTGATCAAAAATGATCAACaaagaaatttttccagagagttgaaaaatggatttgcCGTTTATGGAGCTTTCACG CAAATCATTGCAAGGATAAACGATCTTGAATCTTCGTGGAATACAAGCGCGCACGTTCTGTATCACATTATTCCACGAAGCGGAGAAATATTCTCATTTGGAAATCTTGAATTAAGTCAAGAGACCGGATCAAAGGAAACAATTATACGCGACTGTTcaccataa
- the F15H10.8 gene encoding DUF3485 domain-containing protein (Confirmed by transcript evidence): MASYHLFHDFNVRTSKFKEFYRYRKSFLHYCAIIFVVIFLVFNLFSFDSNNSEYENEEHSNIIAPEPNLRMKLPFITTPSPPLIPYNYKKLPSCQLSIDSPNPLHDAEAIMNEFNKCASMLLLRFSMNPQGMLFNWPYTIYVCDEEDLTSKIPVRSFDNGEKQYWAILPNCQEKTTLVTLGASDNTKSEDTLKNLLDDFETFGTDPFRGKNSAYGKFYQVALSTDDNKLQLANVYDKFSDKNYVATMNQYTFFNQTVGEKKIDMLWITPNSGNFEYEKYLNKDGEFAKMGIVVCQVNIEITKNDADRWFKLINPLVDEKRFIFMRPIATEGGELIRTYLLNVSDPMCIRKYLQ, from the exons ATGGCTAGCTATCATTTATTTCATGATTTTAATGTTAGAACTTCTAAATTTAAAG agttctaCAGATatcgaaaaagttttcttcACTATTGCGCAatcatttttgttgttatctttttagttttcaatttgtttagTTTTGATTCAAATAACTCTGAATATGAGAATGAAGAGCATTCAAATATTATTGCCCCCGAGCCGAATTTAAGAATGAAACTTCCTTTTATTACAACACCTTCC cccCCACTAATTCcatataattataaaaaactcCCAAGTTGCCAATTAAGTATTGATTCTCCGAATCCCCTCCATGACGCTGAAGCAATTATGAACGAGTTCAACAAATGTGCTTCAATGCTTTTACTGAGATTTTCCATGAATCCACAAGGAATGCTTTTTAATTGGCCATATACTATTTATGTATGTGATGAAGAAGATTTAACTTCTAAAATCCCAGTGAGATCATTTGATAATGGAGAGAAACAATACTGGGCGATACTTCCCAACTGT caagaaaAAACTACTTTGGTTACTTTAGGAGCAAGTGATAACACCAAATCTGAAgacactttgaaaaatcttcttgatgattttgaaacatttgggACTGATCCATTCCGTGGAAAAAACAGTGCTTATGGGAAATTTTACCAAGTTGCTTTATCGACCGATGATAACAAGTTGCAGCTGGCAAATGTTTAtgacaaattttctgataaaaactATGTGGCAACAATGAATCAGTACACATTCTTCAATCAAACTGTTGGGGAAAag aaaattgatatgCTCTGGATTACCCCAAATTCTGGAAACTTcgaatatgaaaaatatctGAATAAAGATGGAGAGTTTGCAAAAATGGGAATCGTTGTGTGCCAAGTTAATATTGAAATAACCAAAAATGACGCTGATCGATGGTTCAAATTAATAAATCCATTGGTTGATGAAAAgagatttatttttatgagACCAATTGCAACGGAAGGAGGAGAATTAATAAGAACTTAtcttttaaatgtttctgaTCCAATGTGTATTAGGAAATATTTACAGTAG
- the F15H10.10 gene encoding Insulin/EGF-Receptor L Domain protein (Partially confirmed by transcript evidence) produces MFNIFLTLSTIVFFTFSSRSHACEIKEILYIPNEYDYYLEPVVLSGDKYGLTTPIIGEECGHIYKSCSKRRRRNSQVSRTSKYCLFFYADRDKILNTEKQCFDVQTAIYKAGVKIKRTAEYELRSSIQFLLRNGELSQLFLSHPLIQYEIRQRIPLNNSKLLSTVEATNVACFQSKAAISFKLKIPKVEKMLIKVCTSYEIYMNSGYLYYESATSPFRAIEINTNKCLMESFIFCPPESIREINCIEENSRVCSFSDISKVSDSFQLLWIFPFFISICECLPSKYILFMFHAYIFSQNLLFS; encoded by the exons ATgttcaacatatttttgacACTTTCTACTATAGTTTTCTTTACATTTTCATCAAGATCGCATGCGTgtgaaattaaagaaatatt GTACATTCCCAATGAATATGATTACTATTTGGAACCAGTCGTGTTGTCTGGAGACAAATATGGTTTGACAACACCAATTATTGGAGAAGAATGTGGTCATATTTATAAGT CGTGCTcaaaaagaaggagaagaaattCACAAGTATCGCGAACGAGTAAATATTGCTTATTTTTTTACGCCGACCGAGATAAGATTCTGAATACTGAGAAGCAGTGTTTTGATGTCCAGACGGCTATCTACAAAGCGGGAGTAAAGATTAAAAGAACTGCGGAATACGAGCTTCGCTCgagtattcaatttttacttcGTAATGGAGAACTTTCCCAGTTGTTCCTTAGTCATCCATTAATTCAATAT GAAATTAGACAAAGAATCCCTTTGAATAATTCTAAACTTCTTTCAACAGTCGAGGCTACTAACGTTGCATGTTTTCAATCGAAGGCAGCAATTTCGTTCAAATTGAAGAttccaaaagttgaaaaaatgttgattaaaGTA TGCACCAGTTATGAAATTTATATGAACAGTGGTTATCTGTATTATGAGTCTGCGACAAGTCCGTTCCGagcaattgaaataaatacaaataaatgtttaatgGAG AGCTTTATATTTTGTCCACCTGAATCGATTCGCGAAATCAATTGCATTGAAGAAAATTCCAGAGTTTGCAGTTTTTCTGATATTAGCAAG GTGTCCGATAGTTTTCAACTATTAtggatttttccgttttttataTCAATATGTGAATGTCTACCCtccaaatacattttatttatgTTCCATGCctacattttttcacagaatttattattttcataa
- the F15H10.12 gene encoding uncharacterized protein (Partially confirmed by transcript evidence) produces the protein MLGLLIFLFLISIPVVHSYAVRTHTNLTTEQMNKFRIDQESINIVSIGKFSQYDKIALSMATAMCLYIL, from the exons ATGCTTGGCCTCCTCATCTTCCTTTTCTTGATCTCCATTCCAGTTGTTCACAGTTATG cTGTTCGCACACACACAAACTTGACAACTGAGCAAATGAACAAGTTTCGTATTGATCAAGAATCCATCAACATTgtttcaattggaaaattttcacagtacGACAAGATTGCACTCAGTATGGCCACTGCAATGTGCCTCTATATTTTGTGA